The following coding sequences are from one Hippopotamus amphibius kiboko isolate mHipAmp2 chromosome 9, mHipAmp2.hap2, whole genome shotgun sequence window:
- the FBXO24 gene encoding F-box only protein 24 isoform X3: MGEKAVPSLRRRRVKRSCPSCGPEPGGEEKKGRGNPISVQLFPPELVEHIISFLPVRDVVTLGQTCHYFHEVCDSEGVWRRICRRLSPRLREQGSGVRPWKRAAILNYTKGLYFQAFGGRRRCLNKSIAPLLAHGYRRFLPTKDHVFILDYVGTLFFLKNSLVSSTLGQIQWKRACRYVVLCRRAKDFASDPRCDTVYRKYLYVLATREQPGVVGTTGSRSCDCVEVYLQSSGQRVFKMTFHHSMNFKQIVLVGQETQRALLLLTEEGKIYSLVVNETQLDQPRSYTVQLALRKVSHCLPHLRVSCMASNQSSTLYLTDQGGVYFEAHTPGVYRDLFGTLQAFDPLDQQMPLALSLPAKILFCALGYNHLGLVDEFGRIFMQGNNRYGQLGTGDKMDRGEPTQVPYLQRPITLWCGLNHSLVLSQGSDFSKELLGCGCGAGGRLPGWPKGSASFVKLHVKVPLCACSLCSTRECLYMLCSHDIEHHPAYRDLPASRVVGTSEPSLGAGAPQDPGGAAQACEEYLSQIHSCPTLQDRMEKMKEIVGWMPLMAAQKDFFWEALDMLQRAAGGVGQGPPTPEN, encoded by the exons GTGAAGCGGAGCTGCCCTTCATGTGGCCCAGAGCCTGGGGGTGAAGAGAAGAAGGGGAGAGGAAACCCTATATCTGTTCAGTTGTTCCCCCCAGAGCTG gTGGAGCACATCATCTCATTCCTCCCAGTCAGAGATGTAGTCACTCTAGGCCAGACCTGCCACTACTTCCATGAAGTGTGCGACTCCGAGGGCGTCTGGAGACGCATCTGTCGCCGGCTCAGTCCTCGCCTTCGAGAGCAGGGTTCTGGGGTCCGGCCCTGGAAGAGAGCTGCCATTCTGAACT aCACGAAGGGCCTGTATTTCCAGGCATTTGGGGGCCGCCGCCGATGTCTCAACAAGAGTATAGCTCCCCTGCTAGCCCATGGCTACCGCCGCTTCTTGCCCACCAAGGACCACGTCTTCATTCTTGACTACGTGGGGACCCTCTTCTTCCTCAAAAATTCCCTGGTCTCCTCCACCCTTGGCCAGATCCAGTGGAAGCGGGCCTGCCGCTATGTTGTGTTGTGTCGCAGAGCCAAGGAT TTTGCCTCAGACCCGAGATGTGACACAGTTTACCGGAAATACCTCTATGTGTTGGCCACTCGGGAGCAGCCAGGAGTAGTGGGCACGACCGGCAGCCGGTCCTGCGACTGTGTCGAGGTCTACCTGCAGTCCAGCGGGCAGCGGGTCTTCAAGATGACCTTCCATCACTCCATGAACTTCAAACAGATTGTGCTGGTTGGCCAGGAGACCCAGCGGGCCCTGCTGCTCCTCACAG aggaaggaaagatCTACTCTCTGGTAGTGAATGAAACCCAGCTGGACCAGCCACGCTCCTACACAGTTCAGCTGGCCCTGAGGAAGGTGTCCCATTGCCTCCCTCACCTgcgtgtgtcctgcatggcttcCAACCAGAGCAGTACCCTCTATTTAACGG ACCAGGGAGGAGTGTATTTTGAGGCGCATACCCCAGGGGTGTATCGTGATCTCTTTGGGACCCTTCAAGCCTTTgaccccctggaccagcagatgCCGCTTGCGCTGTCACTGCCTGCCAAG ATCCTATTCTGTGCTCTTGGCTACAATCACCTTGGCCTGGTGGATGAATTTGGCCGAATCTTTATGCAGGGAAATAACAGATATGGGCAGCTGGGAACGGGGGACAAAATGGACCGAGGGGAACCCACACAG gtaCCTTATCTGCAGCGCCCCATCACCCTGTGGTGTGGCCTCAACCACTCCCTGGTGCTGAGCCAGGGCTCAGACTTCAGCAAGGAGCTGCTGGGCTGTGGCTGTGGGGCCGGAGGCCGCCTCCCCGGCTGGCCTAAGGGgagtgcctcctttgtcaagctCCACGTCAAG GTCCCTTTGTGTGCCTGCTCCCTCTGCTCTACCAGAGAGTGCCTCTACATGCTGTGCAGCCACGACATCGAGCACCATCCCGCCTACCGGGACCTACCAGCCAGCAGGGTGGTGGGGACCTCTGAGCCCAGCCTGGGAGCGGGAGCACCCCAGGACCCTGGGGGGGCGGCCCAGGCCTGTGAGGAGTACCTCAGCCAGATCCACAGTTGCCCCACGTTGCAGGACCGCATGGAAAAGATGAAGGAGATCGTGGGCTGGATGCCCTTGATGGCTGCACAGAAGGATTTCTTCTGGGAGGCCCTGGACATGCTGCAGAGGGCCGCTGGAGGGGTTGGCCAAGGCCCCCCAACCCCTGAGAACTGA
- the FBXO24 gene encoding F-box only protein 24 isoform X2, whose amino-acid sequence MGEKAVPSLRRRRVKRSCPSCGPEPGGEEKKGRGNPISVQLFPPELVEHIISFLPVRDVVTLGQTCHYFHEVCDSEGVWRRICRRLSPRLREQGSGVRPWKRAAILNYTKGLYFQAFGGRRRCLNKSIAPLLAHGYRRFLPTKDHVFILDYVGTLFFLKNSLVSSTLGQIQWKRACRYVVLCRRAKDFASDPRCDTVYRKYLYVLATREQPGVVGTTGSRSCDCVEVYLQSSGQRVFKMTFHHSMNFKQIVLVGQETQRALLLLTEEGKIYSLVVNETQLDQPRSYTVQLALRKVSHCLPHLRVSCMASNQSSTLYLTAFDPLDQQMPLALSLPAKILFCALGYNHLGLVDEFGRIFMQGNNRYGQLGTGDKMDRGEPTQVPLCACSLCSTRECLYMLCSHDIEHHPAYRDLPASRVVGTSEPSLGAGAPQDPGGAAQACEEYLSQIHSCPTLQDRMEKMKEIVGWMPLMAAQKDFFWEALDMLQRAAGGVGQGPPTPEN is encoded by the exons GTGAAGCGGAGCTGCCCTTCATGTGGCCCAGAGCCTGGGGGTGAAGAGAAGAAGGGGAGAGGAAACCCTATATCTGTTCAGTTGTTCCCCCCAGAGCTG gTGGAGCACATCATCTCATTCCTCCCAGTCAGAGATGTAGTCACTCTAGGCCAGACCTGCCACTACTTCCATGAAGTGTGCGACTCCGAGGGCGTCTGGAGACGCATCTGTCGCCGGCTCAGTCCTCGCCTTCGAGAGCAGGGTTCTGGGGTCCGGCCCTGGAAGAGAGCTGCCATTCTGAACT aCACGAAGGGCCTGTATTTCCAGGCATTTGGGGGCCGCCGCCGATGTCTCAACAAGAGTATAGCTCCCCTGCTAGCCCATGGCTACCGCCGCTTCTTGCCCACCAAGGACCACGTCTTCATTCTTGACTACGTGGGGACCCTCTTCTTCCTCAAAAATTCCCTGGTCTCCTCCACCCTTGGCCAGATCCAGTGGAAGCGGGCCTGCCGCTATGTTGTGTTGTGTCGCAGAGCCAAGGAT TTTGCCTCAGACCCGAGATGTGACACAGTTTACCGGAAATACCTCTATGTGTTGGCCACTCGGGAGCAGCCAGGAGTAGTGGGCACGACCGGCAGCCGGTCCTGCGACTGTGTCGAGGTCTACCTGCAGTCCAGCGGGCAGCGGGTCTTCAAGATGACCTTCCATCACTCCATGAACTTCAAACAGATTGTGCTGGTTGGCCAGGAGACCCAGCGGGCCCTGCTGCTCCTCACAG aggaaggaaagatCTACTCTCTGGTAGTGAATGAAACCCAGCTGGACCAGCCACGCTCCTACACAGTTCAGCTGGCCCTGAGGAAGGTGTCCCATTGCCTCCCTCACCTgcgtgtgtcctgcatggcttcCAACCAGAGCAGTACCCTCTATTTAACGG CCTTTgaccccctggaccagcagatgCCGCTTGCGCTGTCACTGCCTGCCAAG ATCCTATTCTGTGCTCTTGGCTACAATCACCTTGGCCTGGTGGATGAATTTGGCCGAATCTTTATGCAGGGAAATAACAGATATGGGCAGCTGGGAACGGGGGACAAAATGGACCGAGGGGAACCCACACAG GTCCCTTTGTGTGCCTGCTCCCTCTGCTCTACCAGAGAGTGCCTCTACATGCTGTGCAGCCACGACATCGAGCACCATCCCGCCTACCGGGACCTACCAGCCAGCAGGGTGGTGGGGACCTCTGAGCCCAGCCTGGGAGCGGGAGCACCCCAGGACCCTGGGGGGGCGGCCCAGGCCTGTGAGGAGTACCTCAGCCAGATCCACAGTTGCCCCACGTTGCAGGACCGCATGGAAAAGATGAAGGAGATCGTGGGCTGGATGCCCTTGATGGCTGCACAGAAGGATTTCTTCTGGGAGGCCCTGGACATGCTGCAGAGGGCCGCTGGAGGGGTTGGCCAAGGCCCCCCAACCCCTGAGAACTGA
- the FBXO24 gene encoding F-box only protein 24 isoform X1 gives MGEKAVPSLRRRRVKRSCPSCGPEPGGEEKKGRGNPISVQLFPPELVEHIISFLPVRDVVTLGQTCHYFHEVCDSEGVWRRICRRLSPRLREQGSGVRPWKRAAILNYTKGLYFQAFGGRRRCLNKSIAPLLAHGYRRFLPTKDHVFILDYVGTLFFLKNSLVSSTLGQIQWKRACRYVVLCRRAKDFASDPRCDTVYRKYLYVLATREQPGVVGTTGSRSCDCVEVYLQSSGQRVFKMTFHHSMNFKQIVLVGQETQRALLLLTEEGKIYSLVVNETQLDQPRSYTVQLALRKVSHCLPHLRVSCMASNQSSTLYLTDQGGVYFEAHTPGVYRDLFGTLQAFDPLDQQMPLALSLPAKILFCALGYNHLGLVDEFGRIFMQGNNRYGQLGTGDKMDRGEPTQVPLCACSLCSTRECLYMLCSHDIEHHPAYRDLPASRVVGTSEPSLGAGAPQDPGGAAQACEEYLSQIHSCPTLQDRMEKMKEIVGWMPLMAAQKDFFWEALDMLQRAAGGVGQGPPTPEN, from the exons GTGAAGCGGAGCTGCCCTTCATGTGGCCCAGAGCCTGGGGGTGAAGAGAAGAAGGGGAGAGGAAACCCTATATCTGTTCAGTTGTTCCCCCCAGAGCTG gTGGAGCACATCATCTCATTCCTCCCAGTCAGAGATGTAGTCACTCTAGGCCAGACCTGCCACTACTTCCATGAAGTGTGCGACTCCGAGGGCGTCTGGAGACGCATCTGTCGCCGGCTCAGTCCTCGCCTTCGAGAGCAGGGTTCTGGGGTCCGGCCCTGGAAGAGAGCTGCCATTCTGAACT aCACGAAGGGCCTGTATTTCCAGGCATTTGGGGGCCGCCGCCGATGTCTCAACAAGAGTATAGCTCCCCTGCTAGCCCATGGCTACCGCCGCTTCTTGCCCACCAAGGACCACGTCTTCATTCTTGACTACGTGGGGACCCTCTTCTTCCTCAAAAATTCCCTGGTCTCCTCCACCCTTGGCCAGATCCAGTGGAAGCGGGCCTGCCGCTATGTTGTGTTGTGTCGCAGAGCCAAGGAT TTTGCCTCAGACCCGAGATGTGACACAGTTTACCGGAAATACCTCTATGTGTTGGCCACTCGGGAGCAGCCAGGAGTAGTGGGCACGACCGGCAGCCGGTCCTGCGACTGTGTCGAGGTCTACCTGCAGTCCAGCGGGCAGCGGGTCTTCAAGATGACCTTCCATCACTCCATGAACTTCAAACAGATTGTGCTGGTTGGCCAGGAGACCCAGCGGGCCCTGCTGCTCCTCACAG aggaaggaaagatCTACTCTCTGGTAGTGAATGAAACCCAGCTGGACCAGCCACGCTCCTACACAGTTCAGCTGGCCCTGAGGAAGGTGTCCCATTGCCTCCCTCACCTgcgtgtgtcctgcatggcttcCAACCAGAGCAGTACCCTCTATTTAACGG ACCAGGGAGGAGTGTATTTTGAGGCGCATACCCCAGGGGTGTATCGTGATCTCTTTGGGACCCTTCAAGCCTTTgaccccctggaccagcagatgCCGCTTGCGCTGTCACTGCCTGCCAAG ATCCTATTCTGTGCTCTTGGCTACAATCACCTTGGCCTGGTGGATGAATTTGGCCGAATCTTTATGCAGGGAAATAACAGATATGGGCAGCTGGGAACGGGGGACAAAATGGACCGAGGGGAACCCACACAG GTCCCTTTGTGTGCCTGCTCCCTCTGCTCTACCAGAGAGTGCCTCTACATGCTGTGCAGCCACGACATCGAGCACCATCCCGCCTACCGGGACCTACCAGCCAGCAGGGTGGTGGGGACCTCTGAGCCCAGCCTGGGAGCGGGAGCACCCCAGGACCCTGGGGGGGCGGCCCAGGCCTGTGAGGAGTACCTCAGCCAGATCCACAGTTGCCCCACGTTGCAGGACCGCATGGAAAAGATGAAGGAGATCGTGGGCTGGATGCCCTTGATGGCTGCACAGAAGGATTTCTTCTGGGAGGCCCTGGACATGCTGCAGAGGGCCGCTGGAGGGGTTGGCCAAGGCCCCCCAACCCCTGAGAACTGA